TGCTGAGCTAATATAAAACTCTATGATAGTTTTTCAAAAAAATAAGATCAGTCTTCAAAAAACTAAAGAGCCTGGTTATATTAGTCTTTCAAATCACTTGCCTCTTTGATAATCTCAGCTGGCACTTCGCCGCAACGCTCATAGCGGCAAACATCGTTAGCATCATCCTTGGCAGTCCAGATCATAGAACCGCTCTTATAAAGATTGCTCACGATATACTGCTGGTTCCAATCACCAACACCATTATCGTAGGTACCGCCAACAATATAACCCAAATATGGATCCTGCTTCACAAAGAAGGAACCGGTAGTATGAACTGCATACATACTGTTCATGTTGTCGTACATCTCCATAGTATTATCACGGCGATGGAAAACCACATAGCAATATGTGCCCTCAGGCATTGGCTGACCATTGTTCCAGGCAGTCATTTTCCATACTCCATCAAGATTAGCAGGAGTCACAGCTATCGGCTGCTCTGCAGGTTCATCATCATCGCTGCTACAAGATACGAAACCCACAGAAAGGAGCATAACCACCAACAGGGTGAAGAGTTTGATTAAATGTTTCATATTCTTTAATTCTTTCTTTTCTTATGATTTATCATTACTGATTGCGATTCACTACGACCATAATCGTACGGTCACTCGGCTTGGCGTCCACACCCTCCAGAATAATCGGGAAAGTGAAATTCGGCTTCATCATCGGCGGGATTTTATCCACATCCAGCGTAATCACCAAGTCTGCCTCATCACCAGCAGGGATGATTTCCGGCTCTGTTTTCACTTGTGCATACTGTGGAAGCACCAGACTGCTGATCTTCAGCGGTTTCTTCCCGCTATTGCCACAGAGAATGCGAGCCTCAGCCTTCATACCTGCCGTCACCTCATTGAATGTTACCTTAGCCTGCTTCAGTCTCAGGTCGCCCATCTTATACTTGAAGCGATACCAGACATCCGCACTTGGAAGAACCATGCCCCTCAGTCCAATCTTTGTGACCGGTTCTCTGTCCGAATCCTTCAGATGGACAAAAGCGCGGGTGTCTATAGTGCCAGGATAACCATGAGGAGTAAACGTCAATTCTATCTTACAGCTATCACCTGGCTGTAGTCTCATCTGACTGACACTCGACTTGGTGCAACCACAGGTGGTCTGAATACGGGATATTTCCAGCATCTTACCACTCACGTTTCTACCTACAAACGAATAGGTTCGTGGCGCATCATCCTCGGTCATCGTACCGGCATCGATGAGCTGCTGGTCAAACTTGAGTTTTTGTGCCCAAGCCTGACTCATGCTCATCAGGCTGAGAGCAATGAAGATCATCGTGAATCTCTTTCCCATCTCAGTAATTATCTTTTAGATTACATCCAACCGTTGTTGCTGGCATTCTTACGAACTATAATGCTCACAGTCTGCTGCTTGCCGCCAACTGATACTGTCAGAGTAGTACTTCCTACAGCAAGTCCCTTTACGGTGAGAGTAGTACCTTCTATCGTAGCAGAAGCCACATTGGCATCACCAACAGCACAAGTGTATCCACTCTCTACGCCTTCAAAGTAACTTGGCAGATTCAAGGTAGAAACCTTGTCGAGCGCCACATAGATATTAGGCAACTTCATATCAGAACTGTAATCCTTATTCTTAACAAGATTCAAGAGCTGAGCTGCATCAATCAGACCAGCGCCCATCTTACCGATATACTTAGACAGGTTGACGATTTCAGGAGAAGCACCCACTGTAGTATGGTTCATATAATAAATCTTGGTAGCACCATTACCATAATAGCCATCCAAGTCCTTGACAGCCTTCTTCATCAGACTCACGAAATCAGCAGCACGATAATGACGATGCTGCTTGACTGCGTATGCCAAACCGAGAGCAGCCACACCAGAAACATGAGGACAAGCCATGGAAGTTCCCTCCATATAACCATATGCAGGTTTACCATTCTGAATCAAAGTAGAGAGCACAGCACCCTTCTGTTCAGCAGTCTCTGCCCAATACTCATCCTCTTCCTCACCTATCTTGCCGTAATATTCCAAGTCACCACCAGGAGCACTCAAGGTAACGAGCGTACCATAGTCGGTATAGCAAGCTGGCGTATAGTCGGCAGCAACAGAAGCTACACATACACACTTGGAATAAGCGCCAGGGAACGCAGGATTGCCTGCATACTCATTACCAGCAGCAAAAACAGGAATACCACCATCAATGACGCCATTAGGAGAACCGGCATTGTGGATGAAATAATCCAAAGCCTCCTTCTCCAAAGGATAAGTCTCAGCCCACTCCTTTTCGGTAGCTGGTCCAGGAGTATAACCATTGATGATACTTGACTCTGAAGAGTTGTAACCCCAACTGCACTGGAGAATCACCGCACCATTGTCGGCTGCATATTTGATAGCTCTTGCCTCTCCTGCTAAAGTTACACTATTCTGACCAGAGAACACCTGGCATGACATAATCTTCACACCAGAATTAGGAGTACCATCACCACCAGCTACACCACAAACACCAATACCGTTACCATTGACTGCGGCAATTGTACCTGCTACGTGAGTTCCATGACCTGAATCGTTGGCATCAGTCCAGGTAATATCGCCACTCTCGGTTACGAAGTTGTAGCCGTGAAGGTCGCCCTCATAACCATTACCATCGCCATCAGTCTTGGCTCCCTGAGTAGTCTCACCAGGGTTACACCACATATTGGCAGCCAGATCAGGGTGAGTGTACATCACACCTTCATCAAGTACAGCTACGATAATGGAAGGATCACCTGTACAGGTTTTCCAAGCCTCTGCTGCATTGACATCACAGCCAGCTTTGGCACCAGCATGATTATCATTCAGGTTTTCGAAAGCATAATTACCTTCACCCAGGTTGTTATAGTGCCACTGGAAAGCGTAACCAGGGTCATTGGGTGTACCATCGGCTACAGCACGGGTAGCAGCCTTAGCCTTGAGTGCATTCTCATTCAGATAGATACGCTTGCTGTCAGTCTTGTAGGCACGCTTGATACGGCCATTGGTCTGCACCTTGGAAATCTCACCAAGCTGCTTCAATCGCTCTGCAGCAACCTTCAAATCAGTATTCTTGTCAAACTTCACGGTGTACCACAAGTGAAGACCTGCCTCGCGAGTACGAGCCTCTGTCTTTTCATCCACAGGGAACACACGCTTGAAGCTGTAGCTGCCCAGAATATCGAGCACCTCATCTGTAGAAGGAATACCCGAACGGGTACCTGCTACACCAGCACGCGTCATTGTGCTTTGTGCTTGGTCGAGAATATCGCTCATCTCAGGACTGAACTTAATCAACAATTCACCATTCTCAGCATCTGCAGGAATGACAACCTCGTTGGTCTTGCCATCAGAAGAGTCGATGCCCGACAGGTTGTCTGCACAACCTGTCAAAGCCAAAGCGACCATTGCTATATAGAAAAACTTTTTCTTCATTGTTTGCTTCTATATTGTTAGAAATTATCTTTTCAAAGTTACGTTTCTCTTGTACTTGGCAAGCACGGAAGCCTCATCAACATCACCTGCAGCCACATAAGTACGATAATAGAGCGGATAAGCTACCCCTGGAACCTCCCATTTATTACCAGGGTCGCTGGTTCCGTAGAAGTAATCGAAACTGAAGCTATCCTCTGTCATATTAGAGAAACCAACAGCAGCGCCATCGCTGTTCTTTCCCTTAGACTGCTGGTTGAATACCATGATAGAAGGAGTCCATTCTACCAGATGTGGATGATAAAGAATCCACTTTGGCACCGCACCAGTCAGGAAGTTGAGGTTGAGTGACAACTGACGGCAGTTAGGCAATACACGTGGCACCTGAAGAGGATAAACATCCTCATAAACTACAGAACCATCCTTGTGCTTGCAGGTTACTGGATTATCCCAGCCAGAGAGCAACCATTTACAGGTATCACCTACCAGTTTGTCGAGATAATCTGCCTTATTGGTAGAGAAGTCTGCCCTGCTGTAACGGGTAGCCTTGCCAGCAGCCTCCAAAGCTTCAGTCATCTCTTCATCTGTTGGAAGTTCACCCTCCAGGAAGCAGTATGACAACTCCAGGGAATTCAGTTTTTCCCATGTAAGGAGTTTCAGAAGAGCCTGACGATCGCTGGTACCTTTGCTGACCTTTCCATACATACCGATAGGGTAAGTATTATAGATATAGTCACTATTTCCGTTCTTTTCCAATTTTGAAAGATCGATAGCTACATCTGTACGACGCTGAGCATAGAGGATGAGATTACGCAACTTAGGGAAGTTCTTCTCATTCACTACATTCGTAATGTCAGACAACTTATTGAAGTTGTTACTTACCAGATTGAGTGACTCCAAGGACTTACCCAACTTGATGAAGTTAGCTGGCAAGTGGGTCATACCATACGCCTGGATAGTCAGGTTCTTCAGATACTTCAATTCACAGATATCCTCACCAACCTCTACCTCACGAATCTGGTTGTTCTCATTGGCAGCCAGAGAGAAAGACTCCAGGTATTTCAGATTGCCAACTTCCTTAGGAAGAGACTCTCCACTCTTCAGGTTGAACATGCTGAACTTCACAGAGCGCACACGGCCCAAAGCCTCAGGATGGCTCTTTACGAAGGCATCAGTAGCCTCCCAAAGTGTCACGTTCGACCAGTTACGCATATTGTCGCTGGTATCGAAGGTAGCCATACAACCTAATTTCTGATTGATCATGATGATAGACAAAGAGTCTCCAGCACGATTATCCTCAATTTTCAAGGCTGCCTTCTGTCGAACTGTCAGGATGACATCATCGGTAGGATTACCATCTGCATCCACCAGTTTGTCTTCAGCCTTTACCGGTACTAAGTGAACCTTTGCCACACGAACAGCAGGAACAACATTCATCGCCCAGCGGAACTTGAATTTGACGCTACGAGGACGAGCCTTTCTATCAAGGACGATTCCGATATTGGTACCTGTCAGTTTATCCTCATCCTTGCTATTCAGGAGCCAGCCTTCACGTTCTTTCTCATTCTCTGCCTTCTCGGCATCAGTCATGTCACCTTCGAAAGAATACTCTATCTTACCGATTTTGCATTCCACATTGGCAGAAATCAAACTCTCGAA
This is a stretch of genomic DNA from Segatella hominis. It encodes these proteins:
- a CDS encoding lipocalin family protein, which produces MKHLIKLFTLLVVMLLSVGFVSCSSDDDEPAEQPIAVTPANLDGVWKMTAWNNGQPMPEGTYCYVVFHRRDNTMEMYDNMNSMYAVHTTGSFFVKQDPYLGYIVGGTYDNGVGDWNQQYIVSNLYKSGSMIWTAKDDANDVCRYERCGEVPAEIIKEASDLKD
- a CDS encoding BACON domain-containing protein, producing the protein MKYINKLTWLLVLGAGLMTASCSDSDDVDIPGGLSIDKEQIEIGAQGGSEQLAIAASQNWVANVDEPWLMLTPANGVGSTTATVVADSTLMNGRRTTDISFIGDNGQRRTVSVVQFGYGKQIDIKEPTVEIENSESYDKRAFESLISANVECKIGKIEYSFEGDMTDAEKAENEKEREGWLLNSKDEDKLTGTNIGIVLDRKARPRSVKFKFRWAMNVVPAVRVAKVHLVPVKAEDKLVDADGNPTDDVILTVRQKAALKIEDNRAGDSLSIIMINQKLGCMATFDTSDNMRNWSNVTLWEATDAFVKSHPEALGRVRSVKFSMFNLKSGESLPKEVGNLKYLESFSLAANENNQIREVEVGEDICELKYLKNLTIQAYGMTHLPANFIKLGKSLESLNLVSNNFNKLSDITNVVNEKNFPKLRNLILYAQRRTDVAIDLSKLEKNGNSDYIYNTYPIGMYGKVSKGTSDRQALLKLLTWEKLNSLELSYCFLEGELPTDEEMTEALEAAGKATRYSRADFSTNKADYLDKLVGDTCKWLLSGWDNPVTCKHKDGSVVYEDVYPLQVPRVLPNCRQLSLNLNFLTGAVPKWILYHPHLVEWTPSIMVFNQQSKGKNSDGAAVGFSNMTEDSFSFDYFYGTSDPGNKWEVPGVAYPLYYRTYVAAGDVDEASVLAKYKRNVTLKR
- a CDS encoding S8 family serine peptidase, coding for MYTHPDLAANMWCNPGETTQGAKTDGDGNGYEGDLHGYNFVTESGDITWTDANDSGHGTHVAGTIAAVNGNGIGVCGVAGGDGTPNSGVKIMSCQVFSGQNSVTLAGEARAIKYAADNGAVILQCSWGYNSSESSIINGYTPGPATEKEWAETYPLEKEALDYFIHNAGSPNGVIDGGIPVFAAGNEYAGNPAFPGAYSKCVCVASVAADYTPACYTDYGTLVTLSAPGGDLEYYGKIGEEEDEYWAETAEQKGAVLSTLIQNGKPAYGYMEGTSMACPHVSGVAALGLAYAVKQHRHYRAADFVSLMKKAVKDLDGYYGNGATKIYYMNHTTVGASPEIVNLSKYIGKMGAGLIDAAQLLNLVKNKDYSSDMKLPNIYVALDKVSTLNLPSYFEGVESGYTCAVGDANVASATIEGTTLTVKGLAVGSTTLTVSVGGKQQTVSIIVRKNASNNGWM
- a CDS encoding DUF1573 domain-containing protein translates to MGKRFTMIFIALSLMSMSQAWAQKLKFDQQLIDAGTMTEDDAPRTYSFVGRNVSGKMLEISRIQTTCGCTKSSVSQMRLQPGDSCKIELTFTPHGYPGTIDTRAFVHLKDSDREPVTKIGLRGMVLPSADVWYRFKYKMGDLRLKQAKVTFNEVTAGMKAEARILCGNSGKKPLKISSLVLPQYAQVKTEPEIIPAGDEADLVITLDVDKIPPMMKPNFTFPIILEGVDAKPSDRTIMVVVNRNQ